Proteins encoded by one window of Kribbella flavida DSM 17836:
- a CDS encoding helix-turn-helix transcriptional regulator, protein MKPTRVTNRIRALRTDHAELTQAELARRLGVTRQTVIAIEQGRYSPSLELAFQIAHVFGVPLADVFQYPGEET, encoded by the coding sequence GTGAAGCCGACCCGCGTCACCAACCGGATCCGGGCTCTGCGCACCGACCACGCCGAGTTGACCCAGGCCGAGCTGGCCCGCCGGCTCGGGGTCACCCGGCAGACCGTCATCGCCATCGAGCAGGGCAGGTACTCGCCGTCGCTCGAGCTCGCGTTCCAGATTGCGCACGTCTTCGGCGTACCGCTCGCGGACGTGTTCCAGTATCCAGGGGAGGAAACATGA
- a CDS encoding NAD(P)-dependent alcohol dehydrogenase has product MKAIVQDRYGPPEVLRLDETDQPVAGSNQVLVRVRAAGVDQGTWHLMAGQPRVVRLAVGLRRPRVRISGRDVAGVVEAVGAGVTELKVGDEVYGTCESGSFAEYAVGRADRLTRKPANLTFEQAAAVPISAGTALQGLRDVRPGDHVLVLGAAGGVGSYAVQLAKAACAHVTGVCSTAKLDLVRELGADEALDYTRDELPAAAYDLILDAGGNRSLRTLRRSLTPKGTLVLVGAETGGALGGLDRALRATLLSPFIGQRLRGLISTERADDYAHLRTLIEFGKVTPAIDRTYPLAEAPAAIHHLRERHPRGKLVITV; this is encoded by the coding sequence ATGAAAGCGATCGTCCAGGACCGGTACGGTCCGCCGGAGGTGCTTCGGCTCGACGAGACCGATCAGCCGGTTGCCGGGAGCAACCAAGTCCTGGTGCGGGTGCGAGCGGCCGGGGTCGACCAGGGCACGTGGCACCTGATGGCCGGTCAGCCGCGCGTCGTCCGACTGGCCGTCGGGCTGCGCCGGCCGCGCGTCCGGATCAGCGGCCGCGACGTCGCCGGGGTGGTCGAGGCGGTCGGCGCCGGCGTCACCGAGCTGAAGGTCGGCGACGAGGTGTACGGAACGTGCGAGAGCGGTTCCTTCGCCGAGTACGCCGTCGGCCGCGCGGACCGGCTGACCCGCAAGCCGGCGAACCTCACCTTCGAGCAGGCGGCCGCCGTCCCGATCTCGGCCGGGACCGCGCTTCAAGGGCTGCGCGACGTTCGCCCCGGCGATCACGTCCTGGTCCTCGGCGCGGCCGGCGGCGTCGGCTCGTACGCCGTCCAGCTCGCCAAGGCCGCCTGCGCTCACGTCACCGGCGTGTGCAGTACGGCCAAGCTCGACCTGGTCCGCGAGCTCGGCGCCGACGAAGCGCTCGACTACACCCGCGACGAACTCCCCGCCGCGGCGTACGACCTGATCCTGGACGCCGGCGGGAACCGCTCTCTGCGAACTCTTCGCCGTTCTCTGACGCCGAAAGGCACCCTCGTGCTCGTCGGAGCCGAAACCGGTGGCGCCCTCGGCGGCCTCGACCGCGCCCTGCGCGCGACGCTGCTCTCCCCCTTCATCGGCCAACGCCTCCGCGGCCTGATCAGCACCGAACGCGCCGACGACTACGCCCACCTGCGCACGCTCATCGAGTTCGGCAAGGTGACCCCGGCGATCGACCGCACCTATCCCCTGGCCGAAGCGCCCGCCGCCATCCACCATCTCCGCGAGCGGCACCCCCGCGGCAAACTCGTCATCACCGTCTGA
- a CDS encoding M6 family metalloprotease domain-containing protein, whose amino-acid sequence MPPVPDQRKSRLVLRLATVIAAAAIGGVALAAPAPAALDAAAAARPDPANPWQFDHWPQQQPWQQQQPATRLAGPTSGTGAFGAPIDPQNWENPDHMTWSDYQRPPGTNWADPTKKGSVRTFKGALVLTDYPNQPFVVTQPKGSTPFGNPSAEANGVPRDQVAQFYHDFLNKPNALNRGHTIHEYWMEDSGGRYGVELTAFGPYRMPGKSHEYAMEFQGGTACPAGDTCNRNLRTDGRAAWIADQGPHVPAGFDFVFFMSAGQDESSTWQEFGMMKFPTKEDVTEPFGPPDPNLPNWSRTRYVDWTSWAAGSSIWPNAGGGSSTQAESSGMAVFAHELSHILGIGDNYNNPYGVPPRRAYTGIWEMLSRGSFNGPGGPHSRWMIPATGGASMGAQHMLRNKIKLQMVDEQNVLRLNREALAQSGVVVADVTARVAQPGPTGLAGINVELGGGDLAPACNTATDPLCDGRGYQNYTVEVVDRMGTDSFTPDSGVLLAKTKNQDQAPFEWVIDANSQDINMTDYVLPDGTKVPITIGDYRQLSDALFHAGTNSGSEYEYVDEANRLHFYVTDLERDRQGVLSYTVAVRSLDGDGPAQRGVRVTPAVGRPSRDGVATCNFPLTNTGKAAAAQGEHPEDVSKYLNNDVYRLSATIDGRGWSVNLPNALTTAATGKRVTVPVQAKHAPGSAALARVTLTAISESDPTKKSTTSCLAIAR is encoded by the coding sequence ATGCCGCCCGTGCCCGACCAACGGAAGTCCCGTCTTGTCCTCCGCCTGGCGACAGTGATCGCCGCCGCGGCCATCGGTGGGGTCGCGCTCGCGGCTCCCGCGCCGGCCGCCCTCGATGCTGCCGCCGCCGCCCGACCCGACCCGGCCAATCCCTGGCAGTTCGACCACTGGCCGCAGCAGCAGCCGTGGCAGCAGCAGCAACCGGCGACCCGGCTCGCCGGTCCGACCAGCGGCACTGGAGCCTTCGGTGCACCGATCGACCCGCAGAACTGGGAGAACCCCGACCACATGACCTGGTCGGACTACCAGAGGCCGCCAGGCACGAACTGGGCCGATCCGACCAAGAAGGGGTCCGTCCGGACGTTCAAGGGCGCCCTCGTGCTGACCGACTACCCGAACCAGCCGTTCGTGGTGACCCAGCCGAAGGGCTCGACACCGTTCGGCAATCCGAGCGCCGAAGCCAACGGCGTACCGCGAGACCAGGTCGCGCAGTTCTACCACGACTTCCTCAACAAGCCGAACGCCCTGAACCGCGGCCACACCATTCACGAGTACTGGATGGAGGACTCCGGCGGCCGGTACGGGGTGGAGCTGACCGCGTTCGGCCCGTACCGGATGCCCGGCAAGTCGCACGAGTACGCGATGGAGTTCCAGGGCGGCACCGCCTGCCCGGCCGGCGACACCTGCAACCGCAACCTGCGCACCGACGGCCGCGCGGCCTGGATCGCCGACCAGGGCCCCCACGTCCCGGCGGGCTTCGACTTCGTCTTCTTCATGAGCGCCGGGCAGGACGAGTCGTCGACCTGGCAGGAGTTCGGGATGATGAAGTTCCCGACCAAGGAGGACGTCACCGAGCCGTTCGGGCCGCCGGACCCGAACCTGCCGAACTGGTCCCGCACCCGCTACGTCGACTGGACCTCCTGGGCAGCCGGCTCGTCGATCTGGCCGAACGCCGGCGGCGGCTCGTCCACCCAGGCCGAGAGTTCCGGGATGGCGGTCTTCGCCCACGAGTTGAGCCACATCCTCGGCATCGGCGACAACTACAACAACCCGTACGGCGTACCGCCGCGGCGCGCGTACACCGGGATCTGGGAGATGCTCAGCCGGGGCAGCTTCAACGGCCCCGGCGGACCGCACAGCCGGTGGATGATCCCGGCGACCGGCGGCGCCTCGATGGGTGCTCAGCACATGCTGCGCAACAAGATCAAGCTGCAGATGGTCGACGAGCAGAACGTACTCCGGCTGAACCGTGAGGCGCTGGCCCAGTCCGGCGTCGTGGTCGCGGACGTCACCGCCCGTGTCGCCCAGCCGGGACCGACCGGTCTGGCCGGCATCAATGTGGAGCTCGGCGGCGGCGATCTCGCGCCCGCCTGCAACACCGCCACCGACCCGCTCTGCGACGGCCGCGGCTACCAGAACTACACCGTCGAGGTCGTCGACCGGATGGGCACCGACTCGTTCACCCCCGACTCCGGGGTCCTGCTGGCCAAGACGAAGAACCAGGACCAGGCGCCGTTCGAGTGGGTGATCGACGCCAACTCGCAGGACATCAACATGACCGACTACGTCCTGCCCGACGGCACCAAGGTGCCGATCACGATCGGCGACTACCGGCAGTTGTCCGACGCGCTCTTCCACGCCGGCACCAACTCCGGCAGCGAGTACGAGTACGTCGACGAGGCCAACCGGCTGCACTTCTACGTCACCGACCTCGAGCGCGACCGGCAGGGCGTCCTGTCCTACACCGTCGCCGTTCGCTCGCTCGACGGCGACGGGCCGGCCCAGCGCGGCGTCCGCGTCACCCCGGCAGTCGGCCGGCCCAGCCGCGACGGTGTTGCCACGTGCAACTTCCCGCTCACCAACACCGGCAAGGCCGCTGCCGCCCAGGGCGAGCACCCCGAGGACGTCAGCAAGTACCTGAACAACGACGTCTACCGCCTGTCCGCCACGATCGACGGCCGCGGCTGGTCGGTCAACCTGCCCAACGCTCTGACCACCGCCGCGACCGGCAAACGCGTCACGGTCCCGGTCCAGGCCAAGCACGCCCCCGGCTCGGCCGCCCTCGCCCGCGTCACCCTGACCGCCATCTCCGAGTCCGACCCCACCAAGAAATCCACCACCAGCTGCCTGGCGATCGCCCGCTGA